The stretch of DNA AACAAACCGTAAAAATGCTGGTCTAGCCGTAGTGAAAGATAATTTAGTGTTTGCTGTGGGTGGTTCTACTGATATGTTTCATCAACTTCGGTCTGTTGATGTGCTTGATTTATCTGCAGAGTCACCTTGTTGGAGATCAAGTGTTGAGATGTTTGTTAAACGAAACAATGTAGGAGTTGGTGTAatcaataattatctatatgcCGTAAGTAATGTCTCCgactttctaaaaaaaaaaaatttagatattcCCCTTCTAATTAaggttgaattttaatttaggaTAGATTAGGTTGGACACTACGCTCACTTCC from Acyrthosiphon pisum isolate AL4f unplaced genomic scaffold, pea_aphid_22Mar2018_4r6ur Scaffold_16838;HRSCAF=17503, whole genome shotgun sequence encodes:
- the LOC107885817 gene encoding uncharacterized protein LOC107885817 yields the protein MVILVVSRFDTNKFISTTFYEIKISRWHYGPEMITNRKNAGLAVVKDNLVFAVGGSTDMFHQLRSVDVLDLSAESPCWRSSVEMFVKRNNVGVGVINNYLYADRLGWTLRSLPLERLLMLVALYLQPPLLTLVLKFVSICLPL